DNA sequence from the Butyricimonas faecalis genome:
GTTTCTATCCGATAGAGCTATTATGCTGTGATCAAATTGCTACCATAAACCTATCACCCTGTTAATAATTGCTATCGTACTACAATAATTTCGTATTTTAATGGGAGGGGAATAGGAGCGGAATGGGAGGGGAATGGGAGCGGCTCGCAATATGATGGCAATATAATGCCAAGATGATAGCATTTTGATAACGTTATTTCACATTAATTCGATGTCCATGTTTATGGAACACCGTTAAAAATTTTTATATCAATAACGGCTAACCGTTATTGATATAAAAACCGTTTAATACTTTTCTTGGGTGTTTTTTCGAATTCTTCGTTGTATATCGTGATTTTCGCGATCTGGCTGTATGCCGGAAGGGTTTCGTTCACTTGTTTCCGGTTTTCTTCCATGATGGCGGTAATGGCCTCGTCCGAGTTTTTATTGTCGGCATTGATGGCCTCGAAGTCGGGATAGATTAAGGCGGTGAGTTTGCCTTCTTTCTCGACAACGATGGATTCGCATACGTAGGGAAGGTTATTCAGATGATCCTCGATTTCTTCCGGGTAAATGTTCTGGCCACTGGGACCGAGAATCATGTTTTTACTGCGTCCCTTGATGAAAAGATTACCTTCCTCGTCAATCAGGCCGAGGTCTCCCGTGCGGAGCCATCCATCGGGCGTGAAAGCGGCTTGTGTGGCGGCTTCGTTTTTGTAATACCCGATCATGAGGTTGTCTCCTTTGGCAAGGATTTCACCAACGATGTGCGCCGGATCCGGGGAGTCTATTTTTAGTTGCATGCGAGGTGCCGCTTTTCCGCAGGAACCTTTTTTGAAAGTTTCCCATCCGGCATACGAGAGAATCGGTCCGCATTCGGTCATCCCGTAACCCACGGTATAGGGAAAGTTTATCGAGTGTAAAAACTCTTCAACTTCTTTATTCAGGGCTGCCCCGCCGACGATGAGTTCCTTGAAATTACCGCCGAAGGCATCGATGACTTTCTGGCGGATGGAGTTCTTTACTTTTTTGTCGAGTAACGGCAGGTTTAACATGAGTTTTATCAATGGTTTTTCCAGCGCGGGGAATACTTTTTTCCGAATGATTTTTTCGATAATCAAGGGCACGGAAACAATCAAGTTGGGTCTTACCGTGGAGAAGGCATCCGCGATGATCTTTGGGGATGGGATTCTCGTCAAGAAGAATACATGTGCCCCGCTGGCAAACTCGTAGATGAACTCGAAAGCCAACCCGTACATGTGTGCCATGGGGAGCATGGATATAACCTGTTCTCCGGGGAGTTTCCCGAATACTCCGAAGGCAAACGCGAGGTTGGACCAAAGGCTGCGATAGGGGAGCATTACTCCTTTCGAGAAACTGGTGGTTCCCGACGTGTAATTAATAATAGCAAGTTCTTCCGGTTTGTCATACGTGTAGCTTACGTCTTCCGGGCGGAAACGATCGGGATATTTCTTCCCGAATAGCTCGTTCAGGCGTTCCCGCGCGTGTGTTAACATTTGGCTACGCGATACGAGTATCGAATTGTCTTCCAGGCTTATGATGCCTTCCAACGCTTCCATCGAGGCTTCGTTCAATCCTTCCCACACGACACTTCCCACGAAGAGCAGGCGTGCCTCGGAATGGTTCACGATGTTGTGTATGTTATCCGGTTTGAATTCATTCAAGATGGGAACGGCAACAGCCCCATAGGTTAGTGTGGCAAGAAATGCTATTCCCCAATTCGTGGAATTTCTCCCGCATAACGCAATTTTATCTCCTTTTTTAATGCCCGCGTTTTCGAAAAGAATATGTAATTTCTCTATTTTGCGGGCCACGTCTTTGTAGTTACAATTTATTCCGTGATAGTCGGTCAGTGCCGGACGATCCCAATTTTCCTTGATACTACTCTCGATATAATATATAAAACTTTTTTCCATTTGTCAGTATACTATCAAACAAATGACAAAGTTACAAATATTTTTTGATATTTCGAGTTGAAGGGGAAAGTTCGTGAAGTCGGGAGGGGCAATTCGCCAATGCAATTTTTTATGAAAAAAATAGGAAAAGTTCCTTTAGGAGAAGAATCACTACCCCCTCTATCTCCCCCTTGCACAGGGGGAGGGTTGATTTCCAAACGATTTCTCCTTACACGGGAGGGAAAACTCGGGGTGGTTGTCTGATACAATAGGCTTTAATAAACGTGAATGTGGAATTTTGACATGTCCCAACTTTATGATTTCGTTTATATTCCCAAAGCTTTTCTCTTGTCCTCCGGGATCGGGGTAAGATCGCCGCCATAGGAGATGCTTGCCCGGTTGTTGCTGGTCACGTTGACACTGCATTTCCCGTTGCCGTAGATTTCCACGTAGAAGTTGAAGACATCGTTGCGGTTTCTCACGTTGAATTTGTATTCGATGTAATGTTTTTTGCGTTTGTGGATCACCTTGAATGATTCGTTTTCGATCTTTGCATTCTCGAATTCTATTCCGCCGCCCTGGCCGTATTCCGTGGAGTAAGCCCGTCCGAAGAATGGTAGGTGTCCCGTGGCCACGGAGTCAAGAATGAAGAGTTGCCCCTCGTTGGTGGCTAGTGAAATGTAGCCTTCGCCACCAATGCGTTTCTGCCCGTATTTGGAGTCGATGGTGATGCTGCTGTTGCCTGTCGGGAAGGCTTGATCGACCTCGATGTAGAATTCGCGGCTTTTCATGAGTTGTTCGATTTTGGTGATACCCGCGGTGTCGCTTTTCTGTTTCTTTTCACCCATCGCGAAGAGGCAGGTAAAAAGGAGTATTCCTATTGGAATGATTGTTTTCAGTGTTTTCATGTCCTTGTTGTTTTTTCGTGAATATAAATATTATTTTAATGTATAGCAAATCATGTACCACGTGCCATCGTTTGCCGAATGAATTCACAATATAGTAAAAATAAGGGACATTTGCAAATTTTACACCCTCGCTACTGGTACAAGAACCGTTTGATACTTCGTTTCGGGGTTTTCTCGAATTCCTCGTCATGAATTTCTATCCGGGCAATTTGGCTGTATGCCGGGATCTGCTGGTTGATCTGTTTACGGGTCTCGTGTATGATTTTGAGAAGCGTGTCACGGGATATTTTATGTTGTTTCATGGCTTCGGAGTCCGGATAGACTAGGGCCACGAGTTTACCTTCCCGTTCGATCACGAGTGATTCGGCGATGTAGGGTTGGGCGTTGAGCAGGTCTTCGATTTCTTCGGGATAGATGTTCTGCCCGCTGGGACCGAGGATGAGGCTTTTGCTACGGCCTTTGATGTAAAGGTATCCGTCCGGGTCCAGTATGCCGAGATCCCCCGTGTGGAGCCACCCGTCGGGGGAAAGCACGGCGTTCGATGCTTCCGGGTTGTTGTAGTACCCGTCCATGACGTTCATGCCTTTGGTGAGGATTTCCCCGACTTGGTTAAAGGGGGCAGGTGAATCGATGCGGATTTCCATGCGGTCCACGGCTCTTCCGCAGGAGGTGGAACGGAATGTCTGCCAGTGGTCGAAAGCGATGGCAGGTCCGCATTCGGTCATGCCGTAACCCACGGTGTAGGGAAATTTCACGGAATGGAGGAAGGCCTCGACTTCTTTGTTGAGGGCGGCACCCCCGACGACGAGTAGTTTGAAACGTCCCCCGAAGGCGTCAAGAATCTGCCGTTTGATTTTGTGGCGGATTCTTCCCCCGATGATGGGCATTTTTAACATCAGTTTGATGTGAAATTTTTCCAGTTGCGGGAATACCCGGCTTTTGATGATCTTCTCGATAATCAGGGGTACGGCAACGATCAGGTGCGGATGAATGTCGGCGAAAACGTCCTTCAGTATTTTGGGGGTGGGCATTTTTTGTAAGAAGTAGATATGTATTCCGCTGGCGAAAGGATAAATGAATTCGAAGGCCAGCCCGTACATGTGGGCCATGGTAAGGATGGAAACGAGTTTTTCGCCCGGCGTGAACCCCATTTGGTCGAGGGCGTAGCGGAGGTTGGACCACATGCTGCGGTAGGGGAGCATCACGCCTTTGGGAGAACTGGTGGTTCCCGACGTGTAGTTGATCATGGCTAGTTCTTCCGGTTGTTCGGTGCGATAGTGGATGTCGTCAATTTGTAGTTCTTCGGGGTGTCGTGTTTTGAACAGCGTTTCCAGTCGGGGTGCGGTTTCAGCAAGTTTCGCGTTACGGGAGGAGAGCACGGAATAGTCTGCCATGGCGATAATCCCGTCTAAGGCGGGCATGTTTGCGTGGTCTATTTTGTCCCACACGGATTTTCCCACGAAGAGAAGCCGGGCTCCGGAGTGGTTGATGATGTGATGGATCGTGTCGGGTTTGAATTCGTTGAGGATAGGGACGGCCACGGCCCCGTACGTGACGGTGGCAAGGAAGGCTATTCCCCAGTTGGACGTGTTGCGGCTGCATAGTGCCACTTTGTCTCCCGGCCGAATGCCGCTTTTTTCGAAAAGGATATGTAGTTTTTCGATCCATCGCGCCACGTCTTTATAATGATGCTCCGCACCCTCGTAATCCGTGAGGGAGGGAAGGTTCCAGTGTTCTTTTATACTGTATTCTATAAGTTTCAAGAAGCTCGTTTCCATGATGTTATGTAATTAATGTTCTCTTATTTATACTGAGAATTAACTTGAAATGTTTTTCTATCAGGTTATTTTTATCCGGGAAGAGGCTTGACGGAGGTGGAGTTCTCCCGAACTCCGTTGAAGCGATATCAGCAAAGTACAAGGATTGTTAAATGTGACGAGAAGTTGAAACTTTCGTCCCGTGATGCCGTAATTATTCACGAGTGTCTTGACTGGCACGACCTTTGAAAATTTTAAATAAACTAAACTAATTAATTATGAAGACAGAAAATCCTATCACACCGGTTTTTGGGACGGATGAAGAGGCCCGGGTGGCACCGAAATACGAGATGCCGGCGGGTATGATGCCGGGCGAAGTTGCCTATCAAATCGTGCACGACGAGGCCATGTTGGATGGTAATTCACGTTTGAATTTGGCGACTTTCGTGACTACATGGATGGATGATTACGCTAGAAAAGTGATGACCGAGAACATGGATAAGAACATGATCGACAAGACCGAGTACCCGCAAACGGCGGAGATCGAGCGTCGATGTGTGAATATCCTTGCCAAGTTGTGGAATTCGCCGGAGAAACCGTATTGCACGGGTACGAGTACCGTGGGTTCTTCCGAGGCTTGTATGCTGGGGGGTATTGCAGCCCTGAAACGCTGGCAAAAGAGACGTAAAGCGAAAGGTCTTCCGATCGATAAACCGAATTTCATTATCTCGACCTGTATGCAGGTGGTGTGGGAGAAGTTCGCTATCTACTGGGATGTGGAAATGCGTATGATTCCCGTGACGGCGGAGAAGATCACGCTTGACCCGCAGGACGTTGTCAAGGCTTGCGACGAGAACACCATTTGCGTGGTGCCGATTCAAGGCGTGACGATTACCGGGTTGAACGATAACGTGAAGGAGATTAACGATGCCCTCGACAAGTTGAATGCCGAGAAAGGTTGGGAGATTTGCATCCACGTGGATGCCGCTACCGGTGGTTTTATTCACCCGTTCATTGATCCTGAAACGGTTTGGGATTTCCGCTTGAAATGGGTACTTTCCATCAGCACTTCCGGCCACAAGTATGGTCTGGTATATCCCGGTGTGGGCTGGGTGGTTTGGAAAGACAAGCAATATTTGCCCGAGGAGATGAACTTTGCCGTGAATTATTTGGGTGCCAATATACCGAGTATTTCCATCAACTTCTCTCGTCCGGGTAACCAGGTTCTGGCCCAGTATTACCAATTCATGCGCTTGGGTAAGGAGGGGTACAAGAAGGTGCAGCAAAATTGCCTTAACGTTTGTCTTTACCTGAAAGAGCAACTGAAAAAGATGGGTATTTTCGAGTTCTTCAGTGATGATATGCCGAACCCGTTGTTCATCTGGAAATTGAAAGATGATCCAAACCGGAAGTGGACTTTGTACGATTTGTCGGATGCTTTGCACGTGCAAGGTTGGCAGGTGCCCGCTTACACGATGCCGAAAGCGATGGAGGATGTGCTAATCATGCGTGTCGTTGTTCGTCAAGGGACGGGATTTGATTTGGCCGACCTGTTGATGGAGGATATCAAACACTGCGTGAAACAGTTGGATACCCTGAAGGAGCCGACGAATAGCGCCTTGATGTGGGCGAAGAAAGAGCCGCAAAAACCGAGAGGTTTTAATCATTCCAGGTAAATATACTGTTTGTCAACTATTTGCTATATGGAGGATCGCTTTGGCGGTCCTCTTTTCTGTTTGCTCGATGTCTGAAGTGATGACCGGGTGATAATCGGGGAATAAAAATTGTTTTTCCGGTAAATTGTATTATCTTTGTTTCAATTAGGATCTAGAATATTATTGATCGGAACGTTTTTACAAGTTAATCAGGTTTCTCCTTTAATTCCCCTTATCTCTAATTTGTCATTTTATAAATTAAAATAGATTGCATGGCAAAACCTACTACATTTGGTAAAAAAGAAAACGAGAAGAAAAAACAAGCCCGGAGACAGGCAAAACAAAATCGGAAAGAAGAGAGAAAACTATCCGGCAAAGCGAGCAGTTTCGATGAGATGATCGCTTATGTTGATGAACATGGAATGATCACTTCGATACCGCCCGAAGAGAGGCAGAACGAGGAGGAGATTGTGCAAGAAGATATACAGATTTCAATTCCTAGGCAGGAAGCTCCCGCCATTTTGAAAGGACGGGTGGAGTATTTTGACACGCAGAAAGGGTATGGTTTCATTAAGAATCTGGTAGGTACGGACAAGTACTTTTTTCATGTCAATAATGTTCTTGTTGATGTCGAGGAGAATGACATCGTGACGTTTGATTTGGAACGAGGGAAACGTGGAATGAATGCCGTAAATGTTTGTACAATAAATAATTAATTGGTAGTCTAAATTGGATCACATGAAAAAGAATACAAATCATTTTGAAAGATTATCACAAGCACAACAGGCGGAGAATGCGTTGAAGGAACATAAAAAAAGAGTCGGTGAGGTCGAGTACGTCGCCATCAACGAGCGCACGACTTTCGAATTCCCGGCCAGCTTATCAAAAGAGGAGAGGGAGATTCGCATCGAAAATTATAAAAAACGACATAAGCCGTTAGTCTGAAGGAGGGGTGTTTATTCATCGGATGTTCCGTTTGTTTCTTTTCTTTTTCGCTGGAATATCGTCGTGACGTAAGCGGTGAATATCGGGAAGAAAATCATACCTGCAGCAGCGAGAATGACGGCAAGGATTTGCCCGATCTTCGTGACCCCGAAAATATTTGATCCGACCGTGGTGACGTTCATCAGCGCCCAGTCGAAAGCGTCCCAATACGTTTTCACGGGTGGGTTGACACCGTGTTCCATGTAGTAGAAAATGATGCTGCAAAAATAAATAGTCGTGAAAAGAATTGTCAGGTACGTGGCAAATAAGTTGGTGATCCGGCTGCGCGTCATCCAGCTCACGATGAGCGATACCCCGTAAATGCCTCGTGCCAGTGGGATTAACCGTAGGATCAGCCACAGGGGATGGGATATGGTCGTTGATAAACCGTACACGATATTGAGATAAGGAATCGAGACCAACAAGAAAAATAGGTTATGAATGAAGAAATGTCCGCTCCATCTATCCGTGTACCATCGAACGAAGAAGTCGGCTAGAAAAAGTCCACACACCCAGAGATGAAATTTCAATATAAAAGTCTCGCTGAGCGCATTATTCCCATTCAGCAACTCGATAGAGGCAACAATGATAATAGCCAAACTGCCCAATAATACGAGTCCGTTGAGTATTTGCTCGAAAATTTTACTTCTTTTCATTTCATAGAATGAGTGAAAAGAGGGTGTACATTCTATGTTTTTACCCCAAAAACATAGAATGTACCCTCGTTATGAACTAATTGATTACTTCCACGTAGTCTCCCCCAAAGACATTCACGTTTAATCTCTGCGCGATATACTTGATGGCAGCCTGTGCTTTCACCGAGTTGCCAGCCTCGTCCAGAGGAGGAGCGAAAGCGGCGATACCGAACAGACCGGGAATTACCCCGAGTACACCGCCACCAACTCCCGATTTGGCAGGGACACCGCTGGTGTACAACCAATCACCCGTGTGTTCGTAGAATCCCACGGTGGCAATTAAGGAGGTGATTTTAGGAGATAATGACGGGTCGAATACTTGTTGTTTTGTCACGGGATTCAAACCGTTGTTGGCAATCGTGCAGGCTGCGATGGATAATTGTTTGGCCGTCACACCCATCGAGCATTGCCGCGTGTATAGATCCAGTGACATATCCGGATCATCGTAAATCCGGTTGAAATTTTTCAATAACCATGCGATGGAGCGGTTGTTGAAGTTTGTCTCGGATTCTGACTTGTAAAGTTCATCCAGTAATGTTAGGTCGCTACCGCTCAATTCCCGCATGTTGTCGGTGATAGCCTTCCATTTGGCATCACTGTTGCCCACGGGTTTTACCATGCTGTCGGCACTGATGGCTCCGGCGTTCACGAGCGGGGTACTCGGGTGGTCGTTTTCCAACAGGATTGCCATGATCGAGTTGAATGGCAGTCCCGTGGCATCTGCCCCGATTTTGTCCAACACAGCTTGAGCCCCGTATTGGCGTAACACCAGGATTGCGGTGTACACCTTGGATACGGATTCGATACCGAAAACGTAATTCGTGTCACCGGCTTCGATGATTTCTCCCGACGGGAGACAAACGGATATACCAAATAAGTTAGAATCGATCTTGTCCAAGAATGGAATATAATTTGCATTTTTCCCACCCTTCAAATCCTTCACTTGTGCATGAGCCTCGTTCACTAAGTTCTTGAGGTCATGGCTTGTAATTGTTTTTTTCATATTGGTTAATTGTAGTTTTTCCCTTTTTATTTTTTCGTTTCCGCTGTGGTTGAAGCAGCTGAAGTCGCTGGAGCAACCGGTTGTTCTTCCCAGTGGAATGGGGCAATTTGTGCTTTCGGGTCTTTCCATGACGGTTTGCGCAAGGAATAGATGATGAACGGCGTGGCAACAACCACAACGCACCCGATAATCAGCACGGCAAACCAAACGGTGTTACTACCCACGTTGATTTGTGAAGGCGGGATGAAACTCAACACGAAAGCCAGCAAGGCCCCGCAGAATCCCAATCCGGCGATAATCCATATCCCGATGTTGCTCTTCCGGCCCACAGCAAATGGTCGAGCAGTTTTTTTCATCTTGTAACGCAAGACGATTGCCGCGGAGAACATTAGCAGGTACATGATTAGATACAGTAATACGGTTAACTGCGATAGAATCTGGTAGAACGATTGTACAGAAGGCATGACCACGAACAGTAACGCCAGGATTGTAACCACTCCCCCTTGCACGAACAGGATATTCTTTTGAACGCCTATTTTATTGGTTTTTTGGAAGAAAGGAGGTAAATACCCGGCTTTACCCACGGTGAAAATACCTTTTGACGGACCTGCAACCCAAGTCAATACTCCGGCAAGTACTCCGAACATCAAGGCGATGGCTATTACCGGAGAGGCCCAACTGATGTGTAGGTATTTGAGATATCCGTCGAACCCGACAAGTAGACTTTGTGTCAGGTTGATGTCTTTTGCCGGGATAATCAAGCCTAGTGCGAACGTACCTAGCACGAAGATCACCACGGTAATCCCGGCACCGATAAAGATTGCTTTCGGGTAATTCTTCGATGCGGGCTCCTTCACGTCCATCACGTGAATACCCATCATTTCCATTCCGGCGTAGAAAAGGAAGATTCCCGAGGCTAGCACGAGGTTGTCAAACTTGCTCAAGTCGGGGAAGAAGCCTTGGCTCATGTCCATGTTGTTATGTCCGCCCGTGGAAAGGTAGATGATCCCGAAGATGATTAGAAGTGCAGCGGGAATGATTGTCCCGACCATGGCCCCGATCTTGGAAACTTTACCTACCCATCCCAGTCCTTTCAGCGAGATAAAAGTAGCTACCCAGTAAATGGCCAGCACGGTAACCAGCGTGAAGATTTTGTTGGATGCCAACAAGGCATCTTCAGAGGTGTTCAATCCGATGTATGCGATGGACACGGCCCCGAATGTCAGAACTGTCGGGTACCAGATCGTACTCTCAATCCATTGCAGGAATATCGCCAGGAATCCGAACCGTTTGCCGTATGCCTCTCCGACCCAGCGAAAAACTCCACCCTCTTTTTGTGCAAACATGGCGGCTAGTTCGGCTGCCACGAGAGCCGTGGGAACTAGGAATACGATGGCCGCGAATAAATAGTAGAATGCAGAACTCAATCCATAAACGGCTTCTGCCGGTAGGCCACGAAGACTCACGACCGCCGCGACGTTCATAATCGCGAGGGTCATCACGCCGAGTTTCATCGCGGTCCCTTTTGTGTTTGAATTTGTTGTCATCTTGAATTAATTTAGTTTAGAATTTATAATCTAGAAATTTTGATTCGTTGTATCTGTCTTGTTTGATGGAGTAAATACGGGGAAAAAGACGAGAAGGTTTTTCTCCATACCATATTTAACGTTGAATTTGCATTCCCAATGTGTTCGTATTTCGTTTAAGATAGGTGAACACGGCAAATATGCAGGCCAGTATCGTGCTGAGTAAAAACGGGAAATAAGAGGCATCCGTGGAGAATATTTCTTGTAATATTTCGAGGATGAAAGGGTAGGTGATAATCGCTATGTAATTCATGGCCATCACGAGAGCCAGCGCGAATGTCGCGTGTGACTCGGTGGTACTCGTGGATGTTTTGTCGTATATAATGGGCTGCATACACCCGTACCCAATCCCGATAAGGAGAACGCCAATGGTTAACAGTATCGGTCCGCCTTTCACGATAAAAAGCACAAAGCCAAGGGCAATGGCTGCGGCGGAATACACGTTCGTGTAACCTCGTAACCAGCTGATGATGTTGTTGATAAAAAGACCGGGGATTGTCATGGCAAGGAAAAATATGGAAATAAATGTGCCGGAAATGTCCGGATCCTTGAATTTCAGCGTTTCCATGTAGATCGACAGGTTAAAGGGTACTGTTAGTACAATAAACGTGATAAAGTAGTAAAGAAACATGAGTGCTATCGGCCAGTTGTGGTTTGTTGTCACCGGGGTATCGTTCGAGTGTTTGTCACTTTGTGGTACCGCGGGAGGGGTGGAGTTCAGTTTAAAAGCGAACAGCAGCGAGATTCCTGACAGGCAATACACGAGGAATGCGTAGCGCCAGTTGATGGAGGCGAGAACACCAGCCAGAAAGGTTGCGAAAACCAGTGAGATATTGGTAATCGCCGAGGCAATACCCAATTGACGAGTCCTGTAACGTTTCGTGAAGTTGTCAGCGATAAGTCCCGTGGAAAACGGGATGACCATTCCGGCTCCAACGCCCAACAAGGCGCTGACCAATAGCAGTAGCCACAGGGAATTACTGAAAGGGTAAATCACGCTACACCCGAAGAATATGGATAGCCCGATAATGAGGATCCTTTTTTTGTTAATCCTTAGCGATAGTCGTCCTGCCAGTAAGATGAACGGGACGATGATAAACGACGGCAACGATTCAAGCATTTGCAGTTCCAAATCGCTGGCGTTCTTGAAAATGTTCTTGAGATCACCGAGAATCGGCGAGATAGCCAAGCCGGGTAATGAAGTTACCATCGATATGGAATAGATGGCAAGAAGTGCCGTGAGCGTGATCGTGCCATGGCCGGTTTGTATTTTCATGTTGGTGCAGTTTAGTTTTCTGCCCTATACGGAAGAGGTGAAAGAAAAGATTCAAGATAATTTATTTTTCTGCCCTCACGAGTACAGCCCGTCCGTCATTGAGGGTGGTGGCGAAGAGGTAAACGGTGCCGCCGTCTTTTATTTTGCTTCGGGAACGAAGTTCGTTGACGGATAATTTAAAGTTACGGGTAGTGATGTTGGCCTTGGGGATGGTGTGGGAGATTTGTTTCAGTAGTTTGCTTGAAAAGTCCAGTATCTCCTTGACATGAAATGAACGACCGGGGAAGTCTTCAACGAGGTGATCTGAGGTGTAAAGGTGGCTGTGAGGATGGAGTTTTTCTACCCCGTAACGGGCGGCAACGAGTTTGAATGCCCCGCTTTTGAGAATGGAACTATTCGGTTCGTAAAGGTAAGTGCCGACATGGCTCGTGTAGTGAGGTTGCGCGTCTTTTTCCTCTTCCAAGGGAAAGGAGAAGCGTTGTTCCGAGTCGGTGGCGAAATTCACGGTGTGAATGTTCACGGTTTGATTGGCCGGGGTTTTACCCAATACGAATAAAAGTTCTTTGCATTCGTTGCG
Encoded proteins:
- a CDS encoding AMP-binding protein encodes the protein MEKSFIYYIESSIKENWDRPALTDYHGINCNYKDVARKIEKLHILFENAGIKKGDKIALCGRNSTNWGIAFLATLTYGAVAVPILNEFKPDNIHNIVNHSEARLLFVGSVVWEGLNEASMEALEGIISLEDNSILVSRSQMLTHARERLNELFGKKYPDRFRPEDVSYTYDKPEELAIINYTSGTTSFSKGVMLPYRSLWSNLAFAFGVFGKLPGEQVISMLPMAHMYGLAFEFIYEFASGAHVFFLTRIPSPKIIADAFSTVRPNLIVSVPLIIEKIIRKKVFPALEKPLIKLMLNLPLLDKKVKNSIRQKVIDAFGGNFKELIVGGAALNKEVEEFLHSINFPYTVGYGMTECGPILSYAGWETFKKGSCGKAAPRMQLKIDSPDPAHIVGEILAKGDNLMIGYYKNEAATQAAFTPDGWLRTGDLGLIDEEGNLFIKGRSKNMILGPSGQNIYPEEIEDHLNNLPYVCESIVVEKEGKLTALIYPDFEAINADNKNSDEAITAIMEENRKQVNETLPAYSQIAKITIYNEEFEKTPKKSIKRFLYQ
- a CDS encoding DUF4251 domain-containing protein; the protein is MKTLKTIIPIGILLFTCLFAMGEKKQKSDTAGITKIEQLMKSREFYIEVDQAFPTGNSSITIDSKYGQKRIGGEGYISLATNEGQLFILDSVATGHLPFFGRAYSTEYGQGGGIEFENAKIENESFKVIHKRKKHYIEYKFNVRNRNDVFNFYVEIYGNGKCSVNVTSNNRASISYGGDLTPIPEDKRKALGI
- a CDS encoding AMP-binding protein codes for the protein METSFLKLIEYSIKEHWNLPSLTDYEGAEHHYKDVARWIEKLHILFEKSGIRPGDKVALCSRNTSNWGIAFLATVTYGAVAVPILNEFKPDTIHHIINHSGARLLFVGKSVWDKIDHANMPALDGIIAMADYSVLSSRNAKLAETAPRLETLFKTRHPEELQIDDIHYRTEQPEELAMINYTSGTTSSPKGVMLPYRSMWSNLRYALDQMGFTPGEKLVSILTMAHMYGLAFEFIYPFASGIHIYFLQKMPTPKILKDVFADIHPHLIVAVPLIIEKIIKSRVFPQLEKFHIKLMLKMPIIGGRIRHKIKRQILDAFGGRFKLLVVGGAALNKEVEAFLHSVKFPYTVGYGMTECGPAIAFDHWQTFRSTSCGRAVDRMEIRIDSPAPFNQVGEILTKGMNVMDGYYNNPEASNAVLSPDGWLHTGDLGILDPDGYLYIKGRSKSLILGPSGQNIYPEEIEDLLNAQPYIAESLVIEREGKLVALVYPDSEAMKQHKISRDTLLKIIHETRKQINQQIPAYSQIARIEIHDEEFEKTPKRSIKRFLYQ
- a CDS encoding glutamate decarboxylase, yielding MKTENPITPVFGTDEEARVAPKYEMPAGMMPGEVAYQIVHDEAMLDGNSRLNLATFVTTWMDDYARKVMTENMDKNMIDKTEYPQTAEIERRCVNILAKLWNSPEKPYCTGTSTVGSSEACMLGGIAALKRWQKRRKAKGLPIDKPNFIISTCMQVVWEKFAIYWDVEMRMIPVTAEKITLDPQDVVKACDENTICVVPIQGVTITGLNDNVKEINDALDKLNAEKGWEICIHVDAATGGFIHPFIDPETVWDFRLKWVLSISTSGHKYGLVYPGVGWVVWKDKQYLPEEMNFAVNYLGANIPSISINFSRPGNQVLAQYYQFMRLGKEGYKKVQQNCLNVCLYLKEQLKKMGIFEFFSDDMPNPLFIWKLKDDPNRKWTLYDLSDALHVQGWQVPAYTMPKAMEDVLIMRVVVRQGTGFDLADLLMEDIKHCVKQLDTLKEPTNSALMWAKKEPQKPRGFNHSR
- a CDS encoding cold-shock protein — its product is MAKPTTFGKKENEKKKQARRQAKQNRKEERKLSGKASSFDEMIAYVDEHGMITSIPPEERQNEEEIVQEDIQISIPRQEAPAILKGRVEYFDTQKGYGFIKNLVGTDKYFFHVNNVLVDVEENDIVTFDLERGKRGMNAVNVCTINN
- a CDS encoding ion channel, whose amino-acid sequence is MKRSKIFEQILNGLVLLGSLAIIIVASIELLNGNNALSETFILKFHLWVCGLFLADFFVRWYTDRWSGHFFIHNLFFLLVSIPYLNIVYGLSTTISHPLWLILRLIPLARGIYGVSLIVSWMTRSRITNLFATYLTILFTTIYFCSIIFYYMEHGVNPPVKTYWDAFDWALMNVTTVGSNIFGVTKIGQILAVILAAAGMIFFPIFTAYVTTIFQRKRKETNGTSDE
- the glsA gene encoding glutaminase A, with translation MKKTITSHDLKNLVNEAHAQVKDLKGGKNANYIPFLDKIDSNLFGISVCLPSGEIIEAGDTNYVFGIESVSKVYTAILVLRQYGAQAVLDKIGADATGLPFNSIMAILLENDHPSTPLVNAGAISADSMVKPVGNSDAKWKAITDNMRELSGSDLTLLDELYKSESETNFNNRSIAWLLKNFNRIYDDPDMSLDLYTRQCSMGVTAKQLSIAACTIANNGLNPVTKQQVFDPSLSPKITSLIATVGFYEHTGDWLYTSGVPAKSGVGGGVLGVIPGLFGIAAFAPPLDEAGNSVKAQAAIKYIAQRLNVNVFGGDYVEVIN
- the gadC gene encoding putative glutamine/gamma-aminobutyrate antiporter GadC — encoded protein: MTTNSNTKGTAMKLGVMTLAIMNVAAVVSLRGLPAEAVYGLSSAFYYLFAAIVFLVPTALVAAELAAMFAQKEGGVFRWVGEAYGKRFGFLAIFLQWIESTIWYPTVLTFGAVSIAYIGLNTSEDALLASNKIFTLVTVLAIYWVATFISLKGLGWVGKVSKIGAMVGTIIPAALLIIFGIIYLSTGGHNNMDMSQGFFPDLSKFDNLVLASGIFLFYAGMEMMGIHVMDVKEPASKNYPKAIFIGAGITVVIFVLGTFALGLIIPAKDINLTQSLLVGFDGYLKYLHISWASPVIAIALMFGVLAGVLTWVAGPSKGIFTVGKAGYLPPFFQKTNKIGVQKNILFVQGGVVTILALLFVVMPSVQSFYQILSQLTVLLYLIMYLLMFSAAIVLRYKMKKTARPFAVGRKSNIGIWIIAGLGFCGALLAFVLSFIPPSQINVGSNTVWFAVLIIGCVVVVATPFIIYSLRKPSWKDPKAQIAPFHWEEQPVAPATSAASTTAETKK